The following are from one region of the Camelus dromedarius isolate mCamDro1 chromosome 16, mCamDro1.pat, whole genome shotgun sequence genome:
- the RAPGEFL1 gene encoding rap guanine nucleotide exchange factor-like 1 isoform X2 — translation MKPLEKFLKKQTSQLAGRTVAGGPGGGSGSCGGPGGGGGPGGGGGPAEGPRPLQRRQSVSRLLLPAFLREPPAEPGLEPPSEEDGGEPAGVAEELGSGGPCWLHLEEVPGPGPLGGGGPLRSPSSYSSDELSPGEPLTSPPWAPLGAPERPEHLLNRVLERLAGGATRDSAASDILLDDIVLTHSLFLPTEKFLQELHQISFVWAGGMEGSEGLGRKQACLAMLLHFLDTYQGLLQEEEGAGCIIKDLYLLIMKDESLYQDLREDTLRLHQLVETVELKIPEESQPPSKQVKPLFRHFRRIDSCLQTRVAFRGSDEIFCRVYMPDHSYVTIRSRLSASVQDILGSVTEKLQYSEEPAGREDSLILVAVASSGEKVLLQPTEDCVFTTLGINSHLFACTRDSYEALVPLPEEIQVSPGDTEIHRGEPEDVANHLTAFHWELFRCVHELEFVDYVFHGERGRRETANLELLLQRCSEVTHWVATEVLLCEAPGKRAQLLKKFIKIAAICKQNQDLLSFYAVVMGLDNAAVSRLRLTWEKLPGKFKNLFRKFENLTDPCRNHKSYREVISKMKPPVIPFVPLILKDLTFLHEGSKTLVDGLVNIEKLHSVAEKVRTVRKYRSRPLCLEMEASPHHLQTKAYVRQFQVIDNQNLLFELSYKLEANSQ, via the exons ATGAAGCCGTTGGAGAAATTTCTGAAGAAGCAGACTTCGCAGCTGGCGGGACGAACGGTGGCGGGAGGTCCCGGCGGGGGTTCGGGGAGCTGCGGCGggcctggagggggtgggggacctGGCGGGGGCGGCGGTCCAGCCGAGGGACCGCGGCCGCTGCAGCGGCGTCAGAGCGTGTCTCGCCTGCTGCTCCCAGCTTTCCTCCGGGAGCCCCCCGCCGAGCCGGGGCTGGAGCCGCCCTCTGAAGAGGACGGGGGAGAGCCGGCGGGGGTCGCGGAGGAGCTCGGCAGCGGGGGGCCCTGTTGGCTGCATCTAGAGGAGGTGCCGGGGCCCGGGCCGCTCGGGGGAGGGGGACCCCTGCGCTCCCCTTCCTCGTACTCCTCAGACGAGCTATCCCCGGGAGAGCCTCTGACTTCTCCACCCTGGGCCCCCCTGGGCGCCCCCGAGCGGCCGGAGCATCTTCTGAACCGGGTTCTGGAGCGGCTGGCGGGAGGGGCTACCAGGGACAGCGCCGCCTCAG ATATCCTGCTGGATGACATCGTTCTCAcccattctctcttcctccctacGGAGAAATTTCTGCAGGAGCTACACCA AATATC CTTTGTTTGGGCAGGAGGCATGGAGGGCTCTGAGGGGCTGGGCCGGAAGCAGGCCTGTCTAGCCATGCTCCTTCATTTCTTGGACACCTACCAGGGGCTGctgcaggaggaagagggggccGGCTGCATCATCAAG GATCTGTACCTGCTGATTATGAAGGACGAGTCCCTTTACCAGGACCTCCGAGAGGACACACTGAGGCTGCACCAGCTTGTGGAAACAGTGGAGCTAAA GATCCCAGAGGAGAGCCAGCCACCCAGCAAGCAGGTGAAGCCACTCTTCCGCCACTTCCGTCGGATAGACTCCTGCCTGCAGACCCGCGTGGCCTTCCGGGGTTCCGATGAGA TCTTCTGCCGGGTCTACATGCCTGACCACTCTTATGTGACCATACGCAGTCGTCTCTCAGCATCTGTGCAGGACATTCTGGGCTCTGTGACAGAGAAGTTGCAGTACTCAGAGGAGCCTGCAGGGCGCGAGGATTCCCTCATCCTGGTAGCTGTGGCCTCCTCAGGAG AGAAGGTCCTTCTCCAGCCAACCGAAGACTGTGTCTTCACCACGCTGGGCATCAACAGCCACCTGTTCGCTTGCACCCGAGACAGCTATGAGGCCCTG GTGCCTCTCCCGGAGGAGATTCAGGTCTCCCCTGGAGACACAGAGATCCACCGAGGGGAGCCTGAGGACGTTGCCAACCACCTTACGGCCTTCCACTGGGAGCTGTTCCGCTGTGTGCACGAG CTGGAGTTCGTGGACTACGTGTTCCACGGGGAGCGCGGCCGCCGGGAGACGGCCAACCTGGAGCTGCTGCTGCAGCGCTGCAGCGAGGTCACGCACTGGGTGGCCACCGAGGTGCTGCTCTGCGAGGCCCCGGGCAAGCGCGCGCAGCTGCTCAAGAAGTTCATCAAGATCGCGGCCAT CTGCAAGCAGAACCAGGACCTGCTGTCCTTCTACGCCGTGGTCATGGGGCTGGACAACGCCGCGGTCAGTCGCCTGAGGCTCACCTGGGAG AAGCTGCCAGGGAAATTCAAGAACTTGTTCCGCAAATTTGAGAACCTGACA GACCCCTGCAGGAACCACAAAAGTTACCGAGAAGTGATCTCCAAGATGAAGCCCCCTGTGATTCCTTTCGTGCCTCTGATCCTCAAAG ACCTGACTTTCCTGCACGAGGGGAGTAAGACCCTTGTAGATGGTTTGGTGAACATTGAGAAGCTG CATTCAGTGGCGGAGAAGGTGAGGACAGTCCGCAAATACCGGAGCCGGCCCCTCT GCCTTGAAATGGAGGCGTCCCCCCATCACCTGCAGACCAAGGCCTATGTGCGCCAGTTCCAGGTCATTGACAACCAGAACCTCCTCTTCGAGCTTTCCTACAAGCTGGAGGCCAATAGTCAGTGA
- the RAPGEFL1 gene encoding rap guanine nucleotide exchange factor-like 1 isoform X1, which produces MEGSEGLGRKQACLAMLLHFLDTYQGLLQEEEGAGCIIKDLYLLIMKDESLYQDLREDTLRLHQLVETVELKIPEESQPPSKQVKPLFRHFRRIDSCLQTRVAFRGSDEIFCRVYMPDHSYVTIRSRLSASVQDILGSVTEKLQYSEEPAGREDSLILVAVASSGEKVLLQPTEDCVFTTLGINSHLFACTRDSYEALVPLPEEIQVSPGDTEIHRGEPEDVANHLTAFHWELFRCVHELEFVDYVFHGERGRRETANLELLLQRCSEVTHWVATEVLLCEAPGKRAQLLKKFIKIAAICKQNQDLLSFYAVVMGLDNAAVSRLRLTWEDPCRNHKSYREVISKMKPPVIPFVPLILKDLTFLHEGSKTLVDGLVNIEKLHSVAEKVRTVRKYRSRPLCLEMEASPHHLQTKAYVRQFQVIDNQNLLFELSYKLEANSQ; this is translated from the exons ATGGAGGGCTCTGAGGGGCTGGGCCGGAAGCAGGCCTGTCTAGCCATGCTCCTTCATTTCTTGGACACCTACCAGGGGCTGctgcaggaggaagagggggccGGCTGCATCATCAAG GATCTGTACCTGCTGATTATGAAGGACGAGTCCCTTTACCAGGACCTCCGAGAGGACACACTGAGGCTGCACCAGCTTGTGGAAACAGTGGAGCTAAA GATCCCAGAGGAGAGCCAGCCACCCAGCAAGCAGGTGAAGCCACTCTTCCGCCACTTCCGTCGGATAGACTCCTGCCTGCAGACCCGCGTGGCCTTCCGGGGTTCCGATGAGA TCTTCTGCCGGGTCTACATGCCTGACCACTCTTATGTGACCATACGCAGTCGTCTCTCAGCATCTGTGCAGGACATTCTGGGCTCTGTGACAGAGAAGTTGCAGTACTCAGAGGAGCCTGCAGGGCGCGAGGATTCCCTCATCCTGGTAGCTGTGGCCTCCTCAGGAG AGAAGGTCCTTCTCCAGCCAACCGAAGACTGTGTCTTCACCACGCTGGGCATCAACAGCCACCTGTTCGCTTGCACCCGAGACAGCTATGAGGCCCTG GTGCCTCTCCCGGAGGAGATTCAGGTCTCCCCTGGAGACACAGAGATCCACCGAGGGGAGCCTGAGGACGTTGCCAACCACCTTACGGCCTTCCACTGGGAGCTGTTCCGCTGTGTGCACGAG CTGGAGTTCGTGGACTACGTGTTCCACGGGGAGCGCGGCCGCCGGGAGACGGCCAACCTGGAGCTGCTGCTGCAGCGCTGCAGCGAGGTCACGCACTGGGTGGCCACCGAGGTGCTGCTCTGCGAGGCCCCGGGCAAGCGCGCGCAGCTGCTCAAGAAGTTCATCAAGATCGCGGCCAT CTGCAAGCAGAACCAGGACCTGCTGTCCTTCTACGCCGTGGTCATGGGGCTGGACAACGCCGCGGTCAGTCGCCTGAGGCTCACCTGGGAG GACCCCTGCAGGAACCACAAAAGTTACCGAGAAGTGATCTCCAAGATGAAGCCCCCTGTGATTCCTTTCGTGCCTCTGATCCTCAAAG ACCTGACTTTCCTGCACGAGGGGAGTAAGACCCTTGTAGATGGTTTGGTGAACATTGAGAAGCTG CATTCAGTGGCGGAGAAGGTGAGGACAGTCCGCAAATACCGGAGCCGGCCCCTCT GCCTTGAAATGGAGGCGTCCCCCCATCACCTGCAGACCAAGGCCTATGTGCGCCAGTTCCAGGTCATTGACAACCAGAACCTCCTCTTCGAGCTTTCCTACAAGCTGGAGGCCAATAGTCAGTGA